One stretch of Microbacterium terrae DNA includes these proteins:
- a CDS encoding LacI family DNA-binding transcriptional regulator, with the protein MVSAQPIDGAKRKRATIVDVAKHAGVSTASASKVLRNAYGVSDSMRERVQRSMDELGYRPHKLARGMRGSTYTIGMMVSDIDNPFFSVIADGLRGVVHPQSYEVLISTAGYDAASQNQAIEALVDHQMDGLILVAPLVSNDDLERVARELPVVVVGRHTSAAGLDSVSGDDRVGAALAVEHLVEIGHRRIAFVANHQTDPESDRPESYRLEGFLDAMGRHGLAAAATIIDSTWTLEGGREAVHRIDAQDEPPTAVFAGADITALGILSELWDNHRQVPAAFSLVGYDNSRISAIGPIALTTVDQSGDIMGREAGRLLLERIAGRVESEHLLLEPRLVARSTTAPPAV; encoded by the coding sequence GTGGTTTCAGCTCAGCCGATAGATGGCGCGAAGCGCAAGCGTGCGACCATCGTCGATGTCGCGAAGCATGCGGGCGTGTCGACTGCGTCCGCCTCCAAGGTGCTGCGCAACGCGTATGGTGTGAGCGACTCGATGCGCGAACGCGTCCAGCGGTCGATGGACGAACTCGGATACCGGCCGCACAAGCTCGCGCGCGGGATGCGGGGGAGCACGTACACCATCGGCATGATGGTGTCGGACATCGACAACCCGTTCTTCAGCGTCATCGCAGACGGGCTGCGAGGAGTGGTGCATCCTCAGAGCTACGAGGTGCTCATCTCGACCGCCGGGTACGATGCCGCATCTCAGAACCAGGCCATCGAGGCGCTGGTCGATCACCAGATGGACGGGCTGATCCTCGTCGCCCCGCTCGTGTCGAACGATGACCTCGAGCGAGTTGCGCGCGAACTCCCCGTGGTGGTCGTCGGTCGCCATACGAGTGCCGCTGGCCTGGATTCCGTATCCGGCGATGACCGGGTCGGCGCGGCACTCGCGGTCGAGCATCTCGTCGAGATCGGACACCGACGCATCGCCTTCGTCGCGAATCATCAGACCGATCCCGAGTCGGATCGACCGGAGAGCTATCGCCTCGAGGGCTTCCTCGACGCGATGGGGCGGCACGGTCTCGCGGCGGCGGCCACGATCATCGACTCAACCTGGACTCTCGAGGGGGGCAGAGAGGCAGTGCATCGTATCGACGCTCAGGATGAGCCGCCGACTGCCGTCTTCGCCGGGGCCGACATCACTGCTCTCGGCATTCTGAGCGAACTCTGGGACAATCACCGGCAGGTCCCCGCCGCGTTCTCGCTCGTCGGCTACGACAACTCTCGGATCTCCGCGATCGGGCCCATTGCGCTGACGACGGTCGATCAGTCGGGCGACATCATGGGGCGAGAGGCCGGCCGTCTGCTGCTCGAGCGCATCGCAGGTCGGGTGGAGAGCGAGCATCTCCTTCTCGAGCCGCGATTGGTTGCGCGGTCGACGACTGCGCCGCCCGCCGTGTAA
- a CDS encoding ABC transporter substrate-binding protein, producing MNHLHGRRAAGVVSVAIVGALALAGCSGGGSADPSASADKETLTLAMSQDIEGFDPRIQPAYQNWPADAVWDRLVKCDASAQLEEDIAESWEMLPDNTGITAHLRDGLTFSDGSVLDAEDIKAAYEYMGQPESSRAADYEDLIITIDDPLTITLEWPEPQATVRTLICDIPVTSADYLASGEYLDEPLGSGPYVIDMDKTTVGSEYVYTKNADHWNADHYPYENLVVKVLEDESAMVSALKTGQVAGGLVTDQARAEAEASGLEIKDFQGQTVRILLTDHNGEVYPALADVRVRQAMNMVFDKEAIAESIYLGNAEPTAQYFRQGTEAYIEDLEDPYPYDVEAAKALMAEAGYADGFDIELPSLDSNLAHIMPYVIEQLGQINIRATEKVLTGATAIDDLLSGTYPVILFELGNLGDSTFQIYIEDYNEGWWNVSHQPDEFVDSSYEKLATASAEESATIQQEINQYTIDNAWQVPLVYKGTHFAYDADLVSVPTDSDIEALAPKLRDFQ from the coding sequence ATGAACCACCTGCATGGTCGTCGTGCAGCGGGCGTCGTGTCGGTTGCAATCGTGGGGGCGCTCGCCCTCGCGGGTTGCTCCGGCGGTGGGTCGGCAGACCCGAGCGCCTCGGCTGACAAAGAGACCCTGACGCTCGCGATGAGCCAGGACATCGAAGGCTTCGACCCCCGAATCCAGCCCGCCTACCAGAACTGGCCGGCAGACGCCGTCTGGGACCGCCTCGTCAAGTGCGATGCGTCTGCGCAGCTCGAGGAGGACATCGCCGAGTCGTGGGAGATGCTCCCCGACAACACCGGTATCACCGCTCACCTTCGCGACGGACTCACGTTCTCGGACGGCTCCGTGCTGGATGCTGAGGACATCAAAGCTGCCTACGAGTACATGGGCCAGCCCGAGAGTTCGCGTGCTGCGGACTACGAGGACCTCATCATCACCATCGATGACCCTCTGACGATCACGCTCGAGTGGCCCGAGCCGCAGGCGACCGTTCGCACTCTCATCTGCGACATCCCGGTCACGAGCGCCGACTACCTCGCTTCGGGCGAGTACCTCGACGAGCCGCTCGGATCGGGCCCCTACGTCATCGACATGGACAAGACGACGGTCGGCTCCGAGTACGTCTACACCAAGAACGCAGACCACTGGAACGCGGATCACTACCCCTACGAGAACCTCGTCGTGAAGGTGCTCGAGGACGAGTCGGCCATGGTGTCAGCGCTCAAGACCGGCCAGGTCGCCGGTGGCCTCGTGACCGATCAGGCCCGTGCGGAGGCTGAGGCCTCCGGACTGGAGATCAAGGACTTCCAGGGGCAGACCGTTCGCATCCTGCTCACCGACCACAACGGCGAGGTCTACCCGGCTCTCGCCGACGTGCGAGTTCGCCAGGCGATGAACATGGTCTTCGACAAGGAAGCCATTGCCGAGTCGATCTACCTCGGCAACGCTGAGCCGACCGCTCAGTACTTCCGCCAGGGAACCGAGGCGTACATCGAGGACCTCGAAGACCCGTACCCGTACGACGTCGAGGCGGCAAAGGCCCTGATGGCGGAGGCGGGCTACGCCGACGGGTTCGACATCGAGCTTCCGTCGCTGGACAGCAACCTCGCGCACATCATGCCGTACGTGATCGAGCAGCTCGGTCAGATCAACATCCGCGCGACGGAGAAGGTTCTGACCGGTGCGACCGCGATCGACGACCTGCTCTCGGGGACCTACCCCGTGATCCTCTTCGAGCTGGGCAACCTCGGTGACTCGACGTTCCAGATCTACATCGAGGACTACAACGAGGGCTGGTGGAACGTCTCGCACCAGCCGGACGAGTTCGTCGACTCGAGCTACGAGAAGCTCGCGACTGCTTCCGCGGAGGAGAGCGCGACCATCCAGCAGGAGATCAACCAGTACACGATCGACAACGCCTGGCAGGTGCCGCTGGTCTACAAGGGCACGCACTTCGCATACGACGCCGATCTGGTCTCGGTTCCCACCGACTCCGACATCGAGGCGCTCGCGCCGAAGCTGCGCGACTTCCAGTAA
- a CDS encoding ABC transporter permease produces MLLNVLKQLGRSIAVFLVVTFVTFALMYGNGWGIASSALGIGATDESIQAKMVQLGLDRPLLVQYGEWLFNVLTGDLGRSFYSGQEVTAALATRVPVTLSVVIPALILTALISVLLGVTAAVKGGTTDRFVQVLSVAGTAIPSFIIAIALVFAFAINWRIFPATGYVPFDVDPTLWVLSIALPMLSLLIGAVAGGAQQFRTAMLDTLGNDYVRTLRARGMKEGPIIFQHALRNAAAPGLTVVSLTTLSLLGGAVFVEQVFALPGLGKLSVESAKSSDVPMVMGTVLVFTLIVLIVNFASDLAIQALNPKARAR; encoded by the coding sequence GTGCTGCTCAACGTTCTGAAACAACTGGGAAGATCCATCGCGGTCTTCCTGGTGGTGACCTTCGTCACATTCGCCCTGATGTACGGGAACGGATGGGGTATCGCCTCGTCCGCGCTGGGCATCGGTGCGACCGACGAGAGCATCCAGGCGAAGATGGTGCAGCTCGGCCTCGACCGTCCACTGCTCGTGCAGTACGGCGAGTGGCTGTTCAACGTACTTACCGGCGACCTCGGTCGTTCGTTCTACAGCGGCCAGGAGGTGACCGCGGCGCTCGCGACGCGCGTCCCGGTCACCCTCTCCGTCGTCATCCCCGCGCTCATCCTGACCGCTCTCATCAGCGTTCTCCTGGGCGTGACCGCCGCAGTCAAGGGTGGGACGACTGACCGATTCGTCCAGGTGCTCTCGGTCGCGGGCACAGCGATCCCGAGCTTCATCATCGCCATCGCCCTCGTGTTCGCCTTCGCGATCAACTGGCGGATCTTCCCGGCGACCGGCTATGTGCCGTTCGACGTCGACCCGACTCTGTGGGTGCTCTCCATCGCGCTCCCGATGCTGTCCCTTCTCATCGGCGCCGTCGCCGGCGGTGCGCAGCAGTTCCGGACCGCGATGCTCGACACGCTCGGCAACGACTACGTGCGGACGCTGAGAGCACGCGGTATGAAGGAGGGGCCGATCATCTTCCAGCACGCCCTTCGCAACGCTGCCGCTCCAGGCCTCACCGTCGTGAGCCTCACCACGTTGAGCCTCCTGGGCGGTGCGGTTTTCGTCGAACAGGTGTTCGCCCTCCCCGGGCTCGGAAAGCTGTCCGTCGAGTCGGCCAAGAGCAGTGATGTGCCGATGGTGATGGGCACCGTCCTGGTGTTCACCCTCATCGTGCTCATCGTCAACTTCGCATCGGATCTCGCGATCCAGGCTCTCAACCCGAAGGCGCGCGCACGATGA
- a CDS encoding dipeptide/oligopeptide/nickel ABC transporter permease/ATP-binding protein, which translates to MTIEEVVPTVDPHGVVPDHSRRFAALRKLLRNPMAVLAIVWFAIVLLAAVLAPWITSGPATKVDLAIANLPPFSPGHPLGGDAAGRDILDRLIWGAQTTVVGIAIVTIVSLVVGVTTGLVAGFYRGRFESTSNFVIDIIMSLPGIVLMIALYSLTGPNINLALAVFGFIIAPTYYRLVRSIVVTVRNELYVDAARVVGLSDIRIVGRHVLWAVRAPIIIQTAFTMAAAVGFEAGLTFIGLGDPTSSSWGVMLQQSFTSIYNNPVAVVWPALTISITVLALILFGNALSDVLQSSARSKALSRRKREAAIAASVATLREADTRKVGHTELSSSDDVILAIRDLRIGYPKPDGTVTEVVHGADLDIRRGEIHGLVGESGSGKSQMAFSTLGILPREAIILGGSVYLDGDDLLADPKKQRAARGTRIGYVPQEPMSNLDGTFTIGRQLIKGLRASRPMSKAEAEKKILGLLERVGIRDAKRVMAMYPHEISGGMAQRVLICGAIASDPDIIVADEPTTALDVTIQAEVLEILRGLSEERGLAVLIVTHNLGVVADLCDTVSVMKDGQIVEKADVEDIFEKPEQEYTRRLLSSSRSVELMEDGA; encoded by the coding sequence ATGACCATCGAAGAAGTCGTCCCGACCGTCGACCCGCACGGGGTCGTGCCCGACCACAGCCGGCGGTTCGCAGCACTGCGAAAGCTTCTGCGCAATCCGATGGCGGTCCTCGCCATCGTCTGGTTCGCGATCGTCCTCCTCGCCGCAGTGCTCGCGCCCTGGATCACGTCCGGTCCTGCGACGAAGGTGGATCTGGCGATCGCCAATCTTCCGCCATTCAGCCCTGGGCACCCCCTGGGCGGAGACGCCGCGGGCCGAGACATCCTCGACCGGCTGATCTGGGGCGCGCAGACCACCGTCGTCGGCATCGCCATCGTGACGATCGTGTCGCTCGTCGTCGGCGTCACCACCGGCCTGGTCGCGGGCTTCTACCGTGGCAGGTTCGAGTCGACCTCCAACTTCGTCATCGACATCATCATGTCGCTGCCGGGCATCGTCCTGATGATCGCGCTCTACTCGCTCACGGGGCCGAACATCAACCTCGCGCTGGCGGTGTTCGGGTTCATCATCGCCCCCACCTACTACCGGCTCGTCCGCTCGATCGTCGTGACCGTCCGCAACGAACTCTACGTCGACGCAGCACGGGTCGTCGGGCTGTCCGACATCCGGATCGTCGGACGCCACGTGCTGTGGGCGGTCCGCGCTCCCATCATCATCCAGACCGCGTTCACAATGGCCGCGGCAGTGGGATTCGAAGCCGGATTGACGTTCATCGGTCTCGGCGACCCGACGAGCTCGTCCTGGGGCGTCATGCTCCAGCAGTCGTTCACCTCTATCTACAACAACCCCGTCGCAGTCGTCTGGCCGGCCCTGACGATCAGCATCACGGTGCTCGCTCTGATCCTCTTCGGCAACGCGCTGAGCGACGTCCTCCAGTCGTCGGCGCGGAGCAAGGCGCTCTCGCGGCGCAAGCGTGAGGCTGCCATCGCCGCATCGGTCGCGACTCTGAGGGAAGCCGACACACGCAAGGTCGGACACACCGAGCTGAGCAGCTCGGATGACGTGATATTGGCGATCCGAGATCTGCGTATCGGCTATCCCAAGCCGGATGGCACGGTGACGGAGGTCGTGCACGGTGCCGATCTCGATATTCGACGGGGCGAGATCCACGGACTCGTGGGCGAGTCCGGCTCGGGCAAGTCTCAGATGGCGTTCTCGACTCTGGGCATTCTGCCGCGCGAGGCGATCATCCTCGGCGGCAGCGTGTATCTCGACGGTGATGACCTGCTCGCCGACCCGAAGAAGCAGCGCGCTGCGCGCGGCACCCGCATCGGATACGTCCCGCAGGAGCCGATGTCGAACCTCGACGGAACCTTCACGATCGGGCGCCAGCTGATCAAGGGCCTGCGCGCATCGCGGCCGATGTCGAAGGCGGAGGCGGAGAAGAAGATCCTCGGGCTCCTCGAACGCGTCGGTATCCGTGATGCCAAACGGGTGATGGCCATGTACCCCCACGAGATCTCGGGAGGCATGGCGCAGCGCGTCCTCATCTGCGGTGCGATCGCCTCCGATCCTGACATCATCGTCGCCGACGAGCCCACGACAGCTCTCGACGTCACCATTCAGGCCGAGGTGCTCGAGATCCTGCGCGGTCTCAGCGAGGAGCGTGGTCTGGCGGTCCTCATCGTGACCCACAACCTCGGCGTGGTGGCCGATCTCTGCGACACGGTCAGCGTCATGAAGGACGGGCAGATCGTCGAGAAGGCTGACGTGGAAGACATCTTCGAGAAGCCCGAGCAGGAGTACACCAGGCGGCTGCTGTCCTCTTCGCGCAGCGTCGAGCTGATGGAGGATGGCGCATGA
- a CDS encoding ATP-binding cassette domain-containing protein produces MNEPILKVEDLVVRFPGKSRRAPVEVIHGVSLDLHAGETLSLVGESGSGKTTIGRAILGLAPVSEGRVEFRGETISNVPRARRRKIASDIQVVFQDPYTSLNPSMTIESILVEPLAAAGITGGAGRVRTLLDAVGLPSDAGRRYPREFSGGQRQRIAIARALALDPAVIICDEPTSALDVTTQATVLGLFKELQERTGVAYLFISHDLGVVNSISDRIAVLYQGDIVELGPAHQVATAPTHPYTRRLQMAAPVADPKKQRARRAERLRVLSETGDLAV; encoded by the coding sequence ATGAACGAACCGATTCTCAAGGTCGAAGACCTGGTCGTCCGTTTCCCCGGCAAGAGCCGGAGGGCCCCCGTCGAGGTGATCCACGGTGTGTCGCTCGATCTGCATGCCGGCGAGACGCTGAGCCTCGTCGGCGAGTCCGGGTCAGGCAAGACCACGATCGGGCGGGCGATCCTGGGTCTCGCTCCCGTCAGCGAGGGACGCGTCGAGTTCCGCGGTGAAACGATCAGCAACGTACCGCGGGCGAGGCGTCGGAAGATCGCCTCCGACATCCAGGTCGTCTTCCAAGACCCGTATACCTCGCTCAACCCCTCCATGACGATCGAGAGCATCCTCGTCGAGCCGCTCGCGGCAGCAGGCATCACGGGCGGTGCCGGCCGAGTCCGCACGTTGCTCGATGCCGTGGGCCTGCCCTCCGACGCCGGGCGCCGCTACCCGCGAGAGTTCTCCGGGGGCCAGCGTCAGCGCATCGCGATCGCGCGCGCCCTGGCTCTCGACCCCGCGGTGATCATCTGCGATGAGCCGACCAGTGCCCTCGACGTGACCACGCAGGCGACGGTCCTCGGTCTGTTCAAGGAGCTTCAGGAGCGGACCGGAGTCGCTTACCTGTTCATCAGTCACGACCTCGGAGTCGTGAACTCGATCAGCGACCGAATCGCCGTGCTGTACCAGGGCGACATCGTCGAACTGGGGCCGGCGCATCAGGTCGCGACCGCCCCGACTCACCCGTATACGCGCCGACTTCAGATGGCCGCGCCGGTGGCCGATCCGAAGAAGCAGCGCGCGCGCCGCGCAGAACGGCTTCGCGTGCTCAGCGAGACGGGCGACCTCGCGGTCTGA
- a CDS encoding alpha-L-rhamnosidase, protein MTQTATPSAPRFEHFPRAPRVLGVGTPAPRLTWSITGASSGFAQAAYEIEVTIGNRVSSAVVEGDEQVLVPWPVLPLTSRATAAVRVRVRDAADWGPWSDSSTVEVGLLDAADWEAQFVSPVGIAGLDEPAPIVSRTFEIPGEVRSARLYATAHGIYQASVNGTPVDDTVLAPGWTSYDDRLRYHTYDVTQLVREGANDFSALLGNGWYRGYLSYMGERALYGERVALCAQLEVVTEDGAIHVIATDTTWTAHESQIISDDLYNGQTADLRRDPTQAPRVPVEIVPAGTDALVAPDGPPVRPTGYIAAQKVWISPAGRTLIDFGQNAVGWVRVRTRGLPAGTEVVVRHAEVLENDELGTRPLRSAKATDVYTLAGTGEEVLEPVLTLHGFRYADVTGIPDLTSEDVTMVLIGTDLERTGWFDSSHELLNQLHENVVWSTRGNFVDIPTDCPQRNERLGWTGDLQVFGPTAQYLYDVSGLVTSWLADLAAEQYPTGAVPHVIPNTVRDRVDDPATAAWGDAATLVPWNLFLRTGDAGILRRQLHSMRAWVDHVEELAGEDLLWNSGFQFGDWLDPSASPHDPADAKAAAEVVATAHFARSAEVVSEAAEVIGEREVAARYAELAERVRAAFVAAYVTPSGRLMSEAQTTYALALEWGLLPTEAQRSVAGGRLADLVRKSGFRIATGFVGTPLVCDALIGAGHADVAYRLLFQTACPSWLYPVTMGATTIWERWDSMLPDGSINPGEMTSFNHYALGAVADTLHRSIAGLEPAAPGYRRVRIAPLPPKQLSRASARHVSPYGDISVGWERVDGAIVVTASLPVGVGGDVVLPGSGETFAIGHGTHTWTVAISEQPAHRDFTGATIRDLLDEGEAWQRTVEALMRVGLVPEGELQALRLVATAMDAPAAEVSYIIAEHIEGGRGYIDRSHEVHAKVAAILGAAAPVPA, encoded by the coding sequence ATGACCCAGACCGCCACGCCGAGCGCCCCCCGATTCGAACACTTCCCCCGTGCGCCCCGCGTTCTCGGGGTCGGCACGCCCGCGCCGCGGCTGACATGGTCGATCACCGGCGCCAGCAGCGGATTCGCGCAGGCGGCGTACGAGATCGAGGTCACCATCGGGAACCGGGTGTCGTCCGCAGTGGTGGAGGGCGACGAGCAGGTTCTGGTGCCATGGCCCGTCCTACCCTTGACCTCTCGCGCGACGGCAGCTGTCCGCGTGCGTGTGCGCGACGCCGCCGACTGGGGGCCGTGGAGCGATTCGTCGACCGTCGAGGTCGGGCTCCTCGACGCCGCGGACTGGGAGGCTCAGTTCGTCAGCCCGGTCGGCATCGCCGGACTCGATGAGCCTGCGCCCATCGTCTCGCGTACATTCGAGATCCCGGGGGAGGTCCGATCCGCCCGTCTGTACGCGACAGCGCACGGCATCTATCAGGCATCTGTCAACGGCACGCCCGTCGACGACACGGTCCTCGCTCCGGGGTGGACGTCGTACGACGACCGTCTCCGATACCACACCTATGACGTCACGCAGTTGGTGCGTGAAGGAGCGAACGATTTCTCCGCCCTTCTCGGCAACGGCTGGTACCGCGGCTATCTCAGCTACATGGGGGAGCGAGCTCTCTACGGCGAGCGCGTGGCGTTGTGCGCGCAGCTCGAAGTGGTCACTGAAGACGGCGCGATCCACGTGATCGCCACCGACACGACCTGGACGGCGCACGAGAGCCAGATCATCTCCGACGACCTGTACAACGGGCAGACCGCCGACCTTCGGCGCGATCCGACGCAGGCGCCGCGCGTGCCGGTGGAGATCGTGCCTGCCGGGACGGACGCGCTCGTTGCGCCCGACGGTCCGCCGGTGCGCCCGACGGGGTACATCGCCGCCCAGAAGGTGTGGATCTCGCCCGCAGGTCGCACCCTGATCGACTTCGGTCAGAACGCGGTCGGCTGGGTGCGCGTGCGCACACGCGGGCTCCCTGCAGGCACCGAGGTCGTGGTCCGCCACGCGGAGGTGCTCGAGAACGACGAACTCGGAACCCGCCCGCTGCGCAGCGCCAAGGCGACCGACGTCTACACCCTCGCCGGCACGGGTGAGGAGGTGCTCGAGCCCGTGCTGACCCTGCACGGCTTCCGCTACGCCGATGTGACCGGTATCCCAGATCTCACGTCCGAAGACGTCACGATGGTGCTCATCGGCACCGATCTCGAACGCACCGGCTGGTTCGACTCGTCGCACGAACTGCTCAACCAGCTTCATGAGAACGTCGTGTGGTCCACCCGCGGGAACTTCGTGGACATCCCCACCGACTGCCCCCAGCGCAACGAGCGGCTCGGTTGGACAGGCGATCTGCAGGTGTTCGGACCGACTGCACAGTACCTCTACGACGTCTCAGGGCTCGTGACATCGTGGCTCGCTGATCTGGCGGCCGAGCAGTACCCGACCGGTGCCGTGCCGCACGTCATCCCGAACACGGTCCGCGATCGCGTCGACGACCCTGCGACGGCCGCGTGGGGCGACGCCGCGACCCTCGTGCCGTGGAACCTCTTCCTGCGCACGGGTGATGCCGGCATCCTGCGTCGTCAGCTGCACAGCATGCGCGCCTGGGTCGACCACGTCGAGGAGCTCGCCGGCGAGGATCTGCTGTGGAACAGCGGGTTCCAGTTCGGCGACTGGCTCGACCCCTCGGCGTCGCCGCACGACCCGGCTGACGCGAAGGCGGCGGCCGAGGTAGTCGCCACCGCTCATTTCGCCCGCTCGGCAGAGGTCGTCTCCGAGGCGGCCGAGGTGATCGGCGAGCGCGAAGTCGCCGCACGCTATGCCGAGCTCGCAGAACGGGTGCGCGCCGCCTTCGTCGCCGCGTACGTCACACCGAGTGGTCGCCTCATGTCGGAGGCGCAGACGACGTACGCGCTGGCGCTCGAGTGGGGCCTGCTGCCCACCGAGGCGCAGCGATCCGTGGCGGGCGGTCGGCTCGCGGACCTCGTGCGCAAGAGCGGCTTCCGCATCGCCACCGGCTTCGTGGGCACGCCGCTGGTCTGCGATGCATTGATCGGTGCCGGACATGCGGACGTGGCCTACCGGCTCCTCTTCCAGACGGCATGCCCGTCATGGCTGTACCCCGTCACCATGGGTGCGACCACGATCTGGGAGCGCTGGGACAGTATGCTGCCCGACGGGTCGATCAACCCGGGCGAGATGACCTCGTTCAATCACTACGCGCTCGGCGCGGTCGCCGACACTCTGCACCGATCCATCGCCGGTCTGGAGCCCGCCGCACCCGGGTACCGCCGCGTGCGGATCGCCCCGCTTCCCCCGAAGCAGCTCTCGCGGGCATCCGCGCGTCACGTGAGCCCCTACGGGGATATCTCGGTCGGATGGGAGCGCGTCGACGGCGCGATCGTCGTGACGGCATCCCTCCCCGTCGGCGTAGGAGGCGACGTCGTGCTTCCGGGATCGGGTGAGACGTTCGCAATCGGCCACGGCACGCACACGTGGACCGTGGCGATCTCCGAGCAGCCTGCACACCGAGACTTCACCGGCGCGACGATCCGCGACCTCCTGGACGAGGGCGAAGCATGGCAGCGCACCGTCGAGGCTCTCATGCGCGTCGGTCTGGTTCCCGAAGGGGAGCTGCAGGCGCTGCGGCTGGTGGCGACGGCGATGGATGCCCCGGCGGCGGAGGTGTCGTACATCATCGCCGAGCACATCGAAGGCGGCCGAGGGTACATCGACCGCAGCCACGAGGTGCACGCCAAGGTCGCAGCGATCTTGGGCGCTGCCGCCCCCGTCCCCGCCTGA
- a CDS encoding glycoside hydrolase family 43 protein: protein MLNPIAVTPGNSSITPIVPGFHPDPTVCRVGDDYYLATSSFEYFPAVPVFHSTDLLTWTQIGNILTTREQFVEGEGRPSLGVWAGTLRHRDGRFYYITTNVSDIDSGQIIVTATDPAGPWSEPVHVRDAIGIDPDICWDDDGTCLVTWHRFNFDVGGIDVHQAPVDPSTGEMLKPSYEVWSGSGLPSAEGPHLYRIGEWWYLLYAEGGTERGHCATVARARRPEGPYEGCPANPVLTRRSTNTPVHNTGHADLVQTASGDWAAVYLGVRPRGGTPGFHMLGRETFLSGIDWEDGWPVFVTDRYTVPEGLTGFVEDFVDADLQPRWVVPSGTLDDIERDPATGVTVPPTRRLCVRVRDLSWEAIADLVGDGSFEVRIDPLHNYRVDVVDGEAVAVATIGGREQTVGVAALSGGEATRVRLRAEAPPRQEVPLGVPAPDLIVLEFERADGWVELARLDGRYLSTEVASGFTGRVLAVGSDARATTARRIEYRPL, encoded by the coding sequence ATGCTGAACCCCATTGCCGTCACGCCGGGCAACTCATCGATCACTCCCATCGTGCCGGGCTTCCACCCGGACCCGACCGTCTGCAGGGTCGGCGACGACTACTACCTCGCGACGTCGAGTTTCGAGTACTTCCCCGCGGTGCCGGTCTTCCACAGCACCGATCTCCTGACATGGACCCAGATCGGGAACATCCTCACCACACGCGAGCAGTTCGTCGAGGGAGAGGGACGTCCGTCGCTCGGCGTCTGGGCGGGAACGCTGCGTCACCGCGACGGCAGGTTCTACTACATCACCACAAACGTCTCCGACATCGACAGCGGTCAGATCATCGTGACCGCCACTGATCCGGCGGGGCCGTGGAGCGAGCCTGTCCACGTCCGTGACGCGATCGGCATCGATCCCGACATTTGCTGGGATGATGACGGCACGTGCCTCGTGACGTGGCATCGGTTCAACTTCGACGTAGGTGGCATCGACGTCCACCAGGCACCGGTCGACCCTTCGACAGGCGAGATGCTGAAGCCGTCGTACGAGGTCTGGTCTGGCAGTGGTCTTCCATCGGCCGAGGGCCCGCACCTCTACCGCATCGGCGAGTGGTGGTATCTCCTCTACGCAGAAGGGGGCACGGAGCGCGGTCACTGCGCGACCGTCGCGCGCGCCCGACGACCCGAGGGCCCGTACGAGGGATGCCCCGCCAATCCCGTCCTCACACGACGCAGCACCAACACTCCCGTCCACAACACCGGGCACGCCGATCTCGTGCAGACGGCATCCGGCGACTGGGCCGCGGTGTATCTCGGGGTGCGGCCGCGAGGCGGCACCCCGGGCTTCCACATGCTCGGACGTGAGACCTTCCTGTCGGGTATCGACTGGGAAGACGGCTGGCCGGTGTTCGTCACTGACCGGTACACCGTTCCGGAGGGCCTCACCGGGTTCGTCGAAGACTTCGTCGACGCGGATCTTCAACCACGGTGGGTCGTCCCTTCCGGAACGCTCGACGATATCGAGCGCGACCCGGCGACCGGGGTTACGGTCCCGCCGACCCGACGACTCTGCGTTCGCGTGCGTGACCTGTCGTGGGAAGCGATCGCCGACCTCGTCGGCGACGGCTCGTTCGAGGTCCGCATCGATCCGCTCCACAACTACCGTGTCGATGTGGTCGACGGTGAGGCCGTCGCGGTCGCGACGATCGGCGGTCGCGAGCAGACGGTCGGAGTCGCGGCGCTGTCTGGGGGCGAGGCGACGCGAGTGCGCCTGCGTGCCGAGGCGCCGCCGCGCCAGGAGGTTCCGCTCGGGGTCCCCGCCCCCGACCTGATCGTGCTCGAGTTCGAGCGGGCCGACGGCTGGGTCGAGCTCGCTCGCCTGGACGGTCGTTACCTCAGCACCGAGGTCGCGAGCGGATTCACCGGTCGTGTCCTCGCGGTCGGCAGCGATGCCCGCGCCACCACGGCGCGTCGCATCGAGTACCGTCCGCTCTGA